From the genome of Nicotiana sylvestris chromosome 2, ASM39365v2, whole genome shotgun sequence, one region includes:
- the LOC138884148 gene encoding uncharacterized protein, whose translation MVQEPGVPQAAQPARGGGRGARGGGRGARGRAQAAKGGGHPVAGCPRDIVQVSLPFDGTGFVAWRKSMLVSLSAKYKLGMFNGRHDKPSVDSPYYPFWERCIDIMIAWITNSLSRDIATSIQREIRTISQGTSNIASYFTRLRSLWDEMSTTYVGPVCSCGALPKFIEEFKLFWFLAGLNESYSTVKSNILMMSSLLTISRAYSMLQHDEKQRESSHTPGFSNESVSFSIFSAPSGNQKSFSQRVQFESRKPGQGVGVSCKYCKKSGHTIKKYYKLYGFPLYFKFTRSKRSASCVHADTSSIEPSVQAPLSQPGTSSTHGLLKRSVVNSFDFHFCASPQLSDDTCILDSGATNHVTPHKQFLHNLKPLAQPFLITIPNGYNVKAVSTGSLHLRADITLHNVLLVPSFQFNLISGHSLKRPLKISKATNGLYFLHLDDTASPSLSVPSAAYNVSDFTASSSLVFNNHSCNVSTFAPNHVTLLPLTSHSRQQRLPFPKSSIHTSAPFQLVHIDIWGPYNTNTYDGFRYFLTLVDDFNRVTWTHLLSCKGNGLSIIKAFTSMVITQFHTSVQSFRSDNAFELGTSSEAKSFFSSQAPSHEFVDIPPPTSSAPSVSTSSSSPGSAPISTPLPPLPSSVAPCASPPLKKSLRPQFYQQAASHPAWQEAMLKEFEALEANHTWYIVPLPPNKKTIPCKWVYKIKQKSDGSIERYKARLVIRWDTQKEVINYNETFSPVVKFTTIKCLLFLAAKKGWTVYQLDVNNAFLHGDLDEEVCMKVPPGLQVSASFTQSSSTSPLVCKLKKSLYGLKQASRQ comes from the exons atggttcaggaaCCAGGTGTCCCACAGGCCGcgcagccagctagaggtgggggtagaggtgctagaggtggaggtagaggtgctagaggtagagctcaggccgctaAAGGTGGAGGCCATCCAGTTGCAGGCTGTCCCagagatatagttcagg TTTCTCTTCCATTTGATGGCACTGGTTTTGTTGCATGGAGGAAAAGTATGCTTGTTTCTCTGTCTGCCAAATATAAATTGGGCATGTTTAATGGTCGGCATGATAAACCTTCAGTAGATTCTCCTTATTATCCCTTTTGGGAAAGGTGCATTGACATAATGATCGCTTGGATCACCAATTCTCTCTCTAGGGATATTGCTACCAGT ATTCAGAGGGAGATTAGAACTATCTCTCAAGGGACTTCAAATATTGCATCTTATTTTACTAGGTTGCGAAGTCTTTGGGATGAAATGAGTACTACATATGTGGGTCCTGTTTGTTCTTGTGGTGCCTTACCCAAATTCATTGAAGAATTCAAGCTCTTTTGGTTCTTAGCTGGCCTTAATGAATCTTACTCTACAGTTAAGAGTAACATTCTTATGATGTCTTCACTTCTTACTATTAGTAGAGCTTATTCTATGTTACAACATGATGAGAAACAGAGGGAATCTTCTCACACACCGGGCTTCTCAAATGAGTCAGTTTCTTTCTCTATATTTTCTGCTCCTTCTGGTAATCAGAAAAGTTTTAGTCAAAGGGTTCAGTTTGAGTCAAGAAAGCCTGGGCAAGGTGTGGGGGTTTCATGCAAGTATTGTAAAAAGTCAGGGCACACCATTAAGAAGTACTACAAATTGTATGGGTTTCCTCTTTATTTCAAGTTCACACGGTCAAAAAGGTCTGCTTCATGTGTTCATGCTGACACTTCATCCATTGAGCCTTCAGTTCAAGCTCCCCTTTCCCAACCTGGGACTTCATCTACTCATG GTTTGTTGAAACGTTCTGTGGTTAAttcttttgattttcatttttgtgCATCTCCTCAATTAAGTGATGATACTTGTATTTTAGATTCTGGGGCTACTAACCACGTGACACCTCATAAACAGTTTCTTCACAACTTAAAACCATTAGCTCAGCCATTTTTAATCACTATTCCTAATGGATATAATGTCAAGGCTGTTTCAACTGGATCTTTACACCTTAGGGCTGACATAACCTTGCATAATGTTCTTCTTGTGCCTTCTTTTCAATTTAACTTGATATCG GGCCATTCTTTAAAGAGGCCACTGAAAATTAGTAAAGCTACTAATGGTCTGTATTTTCTCCATCTTGATGATACTGCTTCACCATCTCTGTCAGTTCCATCTGCTGCTTACAATGTTTCTGATTTTACTGCATCTTCATCTCTTGTTTTTAATAATCACTCTTGTAATGTTTCTACTTTTGCACCTAATCATGTAACTCTGCTTCCCCTTACTTCCCATT caAG ACAACAAAGATTACCATTTCCTAAGAGCTCCATCCACACATCTGCTCCTTTCCAATTAGTACATATTGACATTTGGGGACCCTACAACACTAATACATATGATGGTTTTAGATACTTCTTGACTTTAGTGGATGATTTTAATAGAGTCACCTGGACTCATCTCCTCTCATGCAAGGGTAATGGTTTGTCTATTATTAAAGCCTTTACCTCTATGGTAATCACACAATTCCACACTTCAGTTCAAAGTTTTAGATCTGATAATGCTTTTGAACTTGGTACTAGTTCTGAGGCCAAATCCTTCTTCTCTTCCCAAG CTCCATCTCATGAATTTGTTGACATTCCTCCTCCTACCTCTTCTGCCCCATCAGTGTCCACTTCCTCCTCTTCTCCAGGTTCTGCTCCTATTTCTActcctcttcctcctcttccCTCCTCTGTTGCACCTTGTGCTTCCCCACCCCTTAAGAAGTCTCTTAGG CCTCAGTTTTACCAACAGGCTGCCTCCCATCCTGCTTGGCAAGAGGCAATGCTAAAGGAATTTGAAGCTCTTGAGGCTAATCACACTTGGTACATAGTCCCTCTTCCTCCCAACAAGAAGACCATTCCTTGCAAGTGGGTATATAAAATCAAGCAGAAGTCTGATGGTTCTATTGAGAGGTACAAGGCTAGGTTGgtgattagatgggatactcagAAAGAGGTCATTAACTACAATGAGACCTTTTCCCCCGTAGTTAAATTCACTACCATTAAATGCCTCCTCTTCCTTGCTGCCAAAAAGGGTTGGACAGTTTACCAACTAGATGTTAATAATGCTTTTCTCCATGGGGATCTTGATGAAGAGGTATGCATGAAAGTTCCCCCTGGCTTGCAAGTTTCTGCTTCTTTTACACagtcttcctctacctctcctctAGTTTGCAAGCtcaagaagtctttgtatggccTCAAGCAGGCTTCTAGGCAATGA